In Rutidosis leptorrhynchoides isolate AG116_Rl617_1_P2 chromosome 2, CSIRO_AGI_Rlap_v1, whole genome shotgun sequence, one genomic interval encodes:
- the LOC139887886 gene encoding uncharacterized protein translates to MNHIQLVNDWDQWCWEGFRYGLYSVSKARQMIDKFDQHDTSHPTFWYKFVPIKINVFIWRLRLRRLPTKSNLLAKGMEFENDNCCVCDNGLEDDLHAFANCVNSKLIWLKVASWINLDIPSWNSLDGLRSWVDGVPIIGNHKTIVTAIIYSTLWNIWRLRNSSTFKDSKFRKCHVLDSIVVDSFNWLYARFKKSRVNWTVWLQNPLNAL, encoded by the coding sequence ATGAATCATATTCAGCTTGTAAATGACTGGGATCAATGGTGTTGGGAAGGTTTCAGATACGGGTTGTATTCGGTCTCAAAAGCAAGGCAAATGATAGACAAATTTGATCAACATGATACATCCCATCCCACTTTTTGGTATAAGTTCGTTCCGATtaagataaatgtttttatttggcGTTTAAGGTTACGACGTCTGCCAACCAAGTCCAACTTGTTGGCGAAAGGAATGGAGTTTGAAAATGATAATTGTTGTGTATGTGACAATGGGCTAGAAGATGATCTGCATGCTTTTGCAAACTGTGTTAATAGTAAGTTAATTTGGCTTAAAGTTGCAAGCTGGATAAATTTGGATATCCCTTCATGGAATTCGTTAGATGGTTTACGGTCATGGGTGGACGGTGTTCCCATTATTGGAAATCATAAAACGATTGTTACGGCGATTATATACTCTACTCTTTGGAACATTTGGCGGCTTCGAAATAGTTCTACTTTTAAGGATTCAAAATTTCGCAAGTGTCATGTCTTAGATAGCATTGTTGTTGACAGTTTTAATTGGTTGTATGCTAGGTTTAAAAAGAGTAGAGTGAACTGGACGGTGTGGTTACAAAACCCACTGAATGCTTTGTAA